The genomic DNA GACCGGGCTGATCTTTGATTTCTCCAAAATTAACAATACATTTGCAGTCTAATTTCATGAATCAAACACATTATAATGCAAAAAACGATGGAATATTGGCAGAAAGATATTGAAACCATGAATCGCGAAGATTTGAAAAAGCTACAGTTTGAGCGATTGAGAAAAACAATTGAAGCAGCCGGAAATTCTCCTTTCTACAGCAAAGTTTTCAAAGAAAACGGCATCACAGCCGACAGTATACAATCACTGGACGATTTGCAAAAGATTCCTTTTACGACGAAAGACGACCTTCGCAACAATTATCCGTACGGCATGGCGGCTATTCCTATCAAGGACTGTGTCCGTATCCATTCATCGAGCGGCACGACAGGTAACCCAACAGTCGTATTGCATTCGGCCAAAGACTTGGACCAATGGGCTAACCAGGTGGCACGCTGTATGTATATGGTAGGCATTCGCGACACAGACGTATTCCAGAACACTTCCGGTTACGGAATGTTTACCGGAGGATTGGGATTCCAATACGGAGCTGAAAAATTAGGTTGCCTGACCGTACCGGCAGCAGCAGGAAATACCAAGCGGCAGATCAAGTTCATTACGGATTTTGGGACGACTTGCCTCCATATCATTCCCAGCTATGCTACTCGCCTGGCGGAAGTGATGTATGAAATGGGCCTCGATCCTCGTCGCGACACCAAACTGCACACCGTTTGTATCGGTGCTGAGCCTCACTCGGAAGAACAACGCCGCCGGATCGAACAATTGTTAGGCGTAAAAGCATACAATTGTTTCGGAATGTCAGAGATGAACGGCCCCGGCGTCGCATTCGAATGTACGGAACAGAACGGGCTCCATATCTGGGAAGATAATGTAATCGTAGAAATTATCGATCCAGTCACACTGCAACCGGTAAAAGAAGGTGAAGTCGGCGAAATGGTCCTGACGACCATCAACCGAGAGGCAATGCCTTTGCTCCGTTATCGTACCCGTGACCTGACCTGTGTCCTTCCGGGTGAATGTCCCTGCGGACGAACGCACAAACGCCTTGCACGTTTCAAAGGCCGTAGCGACGACATGATCATATTGAAAGGGGTCAACCTCTTCCCTATCCAGATCGAAAAGATACTGATGCAGTTTAAAGAACTGGGTAGCAATTATCTAATTACAATCGAAACGGTAGGAAACAATGACGAGATGCTGATTGAAGTGGAATTGAGCGACCTGTTTACCGACGATTACAGCGTTTTACAACGCTTGACAAAGGAAATCACCCGCCAGCTGAAAGACGAGCTGCTTCTGACTCCCCATCTCAAACTGGTCGCCAAAGGCTCCCTGCCGGTACAGGATGGAAAAGCTGTCCGGGTGAAAGACTTGCGTAAACTTTGCTGAACTCATAATTCATAAATCTAAAATCATAATCAACATGACAGTCAATCAGATTTCTATTTTTCTGGAAAACAAATACGGTAAATTAAGCGAAATCCTCGCTTTGCTGGCCGAAGAGAAGATACGAATCATTGCCGTAACGGTAGCAGACACATCCGAATACGGTATTCTGCGCATTATAGTCAGCGATCCGCAAAAGGCTTATAAAATCCTGAAAGGCAACAATGTCAGTGCAAACCTGACCGATGTGCTGGCAATCGTCACAAACTCCTGTGCAGGCAGTTTTGCCCAGACTTTGTCTTGTTTCACGAAAGCCGGTGTCAGTATCGAATATATGTATTGCTTCTCAGCCAATGAGAAATCAATTTTGATCTTACGGACGAATAACCGGGAAGCCGCTCGCGAAGTGATCCGTCGTCAGAATCTGGAATATATTTGTGAAAGTGATTTGATCAAATTATAAACAACAACAATACATGTTCGGAATAAGCGACCCTGGCATCTGGCTGGCCTACCTGTTAGCCCTCGTCTGCCTGTTTTATTCCATCTGGTTCGGAATAACCCATTGGAATAAAGACGACGAGGAGAGTACTAACCCACAACAGCCGGAAAAATGAGCACACTGACTTTAGGTATCGTAGTAATTATCTATATGTTCATCCTGGCTTGGCTGGGATATATCGGATACAAACAAACGAAAAATGCTAGCGATTATTTGCTGGGGGGACGGAAAGTAAATCCTGTTATCATGGCCCTTTCATACGGGGCAACCTTTATTTCCGCATCGGCCATTGTCGGTTTCGGAGGGGTTGCGGCCACGTTCGGTATGGGAATCCAATGGCTTTGCTTGTTGAATATGTTTATGGGCGTTGTCATCGCTTTTATCATATTCGGGCGGAACACCCGTAAGTTAGGCGAAAAGTACAATGCCCGCACATTCCCGCAATTATTGGGGTTGCACTATAATTCGCGTGCCATACAGATATTTATTGCCGCCATCATCTTTATCGGCATGCCTTTGTATGCAGCAGTCGTAATGAAAGGAGGTGCAGTGTTCATCGAACAGATGTTCCACATAGACTTGCATCTGGCACTGCTTATTTTCACGCTTATAGTAGCGGCCTATGTTATCACGGGAGGTATTAAAGGCGTGTTATATACGGATGCTTTGCAAGCCGTCATCATGTTCGCCTGCATGCTGTTCTTGCTATTCTGGTTCTATCGGGTGATGGATATGGGCTTTATCGAAGCCAACCGGAAACTGACGGAAATCGCCCCGCTTGTTCCTGAACGGTTTAAGGAGGTAGGACACCAAGGATGGACAGCCATGCCTGTGACTGGGTCTCCGCAATGGTACACCCTCGTAACCTCGCTGATCTTGGGAGTCGGCATCGGTTGCCTTGCCCAACCTCAGTTGGTCGTACGTTTTATGATGGTGGAAAGCACCAAGCAATTGAACCGGGGCGTTCTGATCGGTTGTGTTTTTCTGATCGTGACCGTCGGAGCCATTTATCATGTCGGGGCATTATCGAACCTCTTTTTCCTGAAAACAGAAGGCGTGGTTGCATCGGAAGCCATCAAGGATATGGATAAGATTATCCCGCTGTTTATCGACCGGGCAATGCCGGAATGGTTCAGTGCCGTTTTCATGCTCTGTATCTTGTCGGCAAGTATGTCTACGCTCAGCGCCCAGTTCCACACGATGGGAGCTTCTTTCGGGGCAGACATATTCCCTAAACTGGGACATCGAAAGAATGCCAACTCGACGATGGGTGTACGCATCGGAGTACTTTGCTCCATTCTGGTAAGTTATATAATCTGTTATACGCTGAGCGCAGGAGTCATAGCACGCGGGACAGCCCTGTTCATGGGGATTTGTGCCGCCACTTTTCTCCCGGCCTACTTCTGTTCCCTTTTCTGGAAAAAGGCGACCAAGGAAGGAGCACTGGCTAGTTTATGGACGGGGGCACTGGCAAGTTTGTTTGCCATGCTGTTTCTTCACAAGGCGGAAGCCGGAGCAGTCGGCTTATGCAATATGCTGTCTGGACGTGATGTTTTGATCGATATCTATCCCTGGTTCGCCATCGATCCGATCCTGTTCGCATTGCCTTTATCCACCGTTGCGATGGTTCTCACAAGCCTAATAACGTATAAAAAGCAAGAGATCTGAAGATATTAGATTTTATTAAAACCAAAAGAACAAAATTTAATATTTTATCTATTGACAATTATAGAAGTATCCGTACATTTGCAATGTGGTTTTTTCATAATAGTATTAGATTTAAGGTTAACAAAGTTGGTTAGGGGTTGTCGTGAGACAGCCTTTAATTTTTTATATACATTCCACTTCTTTCCCTCTCCATACTGATAACTTGTCAGTCAAAATGTCATTTTGTTTGTTTGGCATTGTTTTTGTAACTGAACATTGCGTAAATAATTATAGTTATAGGAAACAATAAGTATAACATCAAAATATTTTATATCGGATTATGGCAAAACAAGGAAACATCGGTGTTACGAGTGAGAACATCTTCCCTATCATCAAAAAGTTTTTATATAGTGATCACGAAATTTTTCTTCGTGAATTGGTATCTAACGCAGTTGATGCAACACAGAAGTTGAAAACACTGGCTTCTGTCGGCGAGTTCAAAGGAGAACTGGGAGATTTGACCGTACATGTCAGCTTCGATAGCAATACGATCAAAATCTCCGACCGCGGTATCGGTATGACTGCCGAAGAGATTGACAAATATATCAATCAGATCGCCTTCTCCGGCGCAGAAGAGTTCGTTGAAAAATACAAGAACGACGCAGCCGCCATCATCGGCCACTTCGGACTTGGTTTCTATTCTTCTTTTATGGTTTCCAAGAAAGTGGAGATCGTCACCAAATCGTATAAAGAAGGAGCCGTTCCTATGAAATGGAGCTGCGACGGCACACCCGAATACACATTGGAAGAGACGGAAAAAGAAGATCGCGGAACAGACATCATCCTGTATATTGACGACGAGAACAAAGATTTCCTGAACAAAGACAAGATCAACAGCCTGTTGACTAAGTACTGCCGTTACCTGCCAGTTCCCATCGCATTCGGAAAGAAGCAGGAATGGAAAGACGGCAAATATGTCGATACCGACGAAGACAATATCATCAACGATATCCAACCGGCATGGGTTCGTAAGCCGACCGATATGACAGATGAAGATTATAAGAAATTCTATCAGGATCTGTATCCGATGTCCGACGAACCTCTGTTCTGGATTCATCTGAATGTGGATTACCCGTTCCATCTGACCGGTATCCTGTATTTCCCGCGCATCAAGAGCAACATCGATCTGCATCGCAATAAGATCCAATTATACTGCAACCAAGTGTTCGTCACCGATTCGGTTGAAGGTATCGTTCCTGAATTCCTGACATTGCTGCACGGTGTGCTCGATTCTCCGGATATACCGCTGAACGTGTCCCGTTCTTACCTACAGAGCGACCAGAACGTGAAAAAGATCTCCAACCACATTATGAAAAAGGTGGCAGATCGCCTGGAAGAAATGTTCAAGAACGACCGTCCTCAATTTGAAGAAAAGTGGGACAGCCTGAAACTTTTCATCCAGTACGGAATGTTGAGCGAAGAAAAATTTTACGATCGGGCAGCCAAGTTCGCCCTATTGAAGGATGTAGACGGCAAATATTACACATTCGAAGAGTACAAAGCCCTGACGGAAGCCAACCAGACAGACAAGGAAGGCAACCTGATCTACTTGTACACAACAAATGCCAATGACCAGTACAGCTATATCCAGGCTGCAAAAGACAAAGCCTACAGCGTGCTGATCATGGATGGTCAGCTGGATGTCCATGCTATAAGCCAGATGGAACAGAAGTTCGAAAAAACACGCTTCGTCCGTGTGGATAGCGACACGATCGACAATCTGATCCGCAAGGACAATGTCAACAAGGTAACACTGAATGAGGACGAAAAAAATGCTCTGCAGGAGATGTTCAAAAGCCAGTTACCGAAGATCGAGAAGACAGATTTCATTGTCACATTCGAGGCGTTGGGAGAAAACTCAAACCCGGTCATGCTGACACAAAGCGAATATATGCGCCGTATGCGCGAAATGTCTGCCATGCAACCAGGTATGTCGTTTTATGGAGAACTGCCGGATAACTACAATCTGGTGCTGAACACAGACCACGAACTGGTTAAGAAAATCCTGAGCGAAGAAGAAGCGGCTTGTGCCGAAAAGCTGAATCCGATCCTTTCTGACCTGAAAGGCTGGAAAGCCCGCCAGTCCGACTTGCGCGAAGCCCAGAGCAAGAAGAAAGAAGAAGAAATCACTTCTGAAGAGAAGGAAGATATGACGAATACGAACAAAAAGATTGACGAACTGGTAGAACAGCGCAACAGCATCCTGTCTGAATATGCTGGTGGAAATAAACTGGTCAGCCAGTTAATCGACCTTGCCCTGTTGGCAAACGGTATGTTGAAAGGTGAAGCATTGAGCCAATTCATCAAACGCAGCGTTCAGATGATCGGTTAAACCGAAGCCGGAAAAAATAGCAAAAGGGTGTCAAAGTCCCCATTCCCGCACTTGATATGGGAATGGAAAGTTTGACACCCTTTCTTATTTTGACCAACGGCCGACACCAAGTTTCTTCGCAAGATTAACAAAACGAACTAATTTTATGTTGTATTTTATATATCTCAAACTCTTGTATTCTGAGAAATAACGACTACATTTGAATTCATTAAGCAGAGAAGATACAAGTATGAAAAAAATAGCTGTACTGACAGCCCTGTTGTTTGCGGCCTTACAAATAGGATATGCCCAGAAAGTAGGCTTGGTTCTGAGCGGTGGCGGTGCGAAAGGTGCCGCCCATATTGGGGTAATCAAAGCTCTGGAAGAAAACGGAATACCTATTGATTACATAACGGGAACATCTGCCGGCGCGATCGTCGGTAGTCTCTATGCAATGGGATATACACCCGAAGAAATGGTTGAACTGATGCTCTCCGAGGAGTTCAGCTACTGGCAAACCGGAACGGTGGAAAACGAATACAAATATTATTTCAAACGCCCCGACCCGACACCGGAATTCGGACACTTTTCCATAGACATGACCGATTCGTTACAAGTGAAAGCTAGTTTCCTTCCACAAAGTCTGATCAATCCGATCCAGATGAATCAGGCGTTTATGGCCCTGTTTTCACAAGCGACAGCAAAAGCCGGCTGGAATTTCGACAATCTCTTTGTCCCATTCCGTTGCGTGGCCTCGGATATCTACAGCAAAAAAGCTATTATCTTCAAAAATGGAGATCTCGGAGACGCTGTCCGTGCATCAATGACATTCCCCTTCTTTTTCCAGCCGATCTGGAAAGATAGCGTCCCCATTTTCGACGGCGGTATCTACGACAATTTCCCGGTAGGCCCGATGAAGGAGGCTTTCCATCCGGACTTCATCTTCGGTTCGACTGTGGCAGGCGGTAACAACAAACCTTCGTCCAATCCTTATAACCAGCTTGAAACAATGATCATGCAGAAAACGGAATACGACGTACCCGAAGACGAAGGTATGATGATAAAATTTAGCTTCCCTACCGTCTCCCTGCTCGATTTTCAAAAAGCACGGGATTTGATGAATATTGGCTATAAACGGACGATGGCGATGATCGACTCCATCAAGGCGCGTGTCCCCCGGCGTGTGGAACTAAGCGAAGTCAACAAACGCCGTGCGGCCTATAAGCAAGGCCTACCTCCGCTGATTTTCCAGAATATATATGTGACAGGCGTAAATGAATCGCAAAAGAAATATATTGAATCTCAACTCCATCGTGATATCAATCATGAGTTCTCCATGGAAGAGTTCAAGCGTGCTTATTTCAAAATGCTAACCTATTCCAAGATTAAAGAGATATTGCCCCATGCCGTTTATAATCGGAAGGAAAAGAAGTTCGACCTGTATCTTGATGTCAAAATGAAGGAAGAAATCACGGTTGGATTCGGAGGCAACGTCTCCTCCTACCAGGCCAACCAACTGTTTCTCGGACTGGGATACCAGTATTTGAGACGATATGCCGCCGATGTAAACGCCAACTTCCAGGTCGGCAACTCGTTCAGCGGCGTGATGTTGAACGGCCGTATCTATTTGCAGACGAGAATACCGACCTACCTGAATTGGCAAGGCGTATTCTCAGACAAAAAATACTCCGAAAGCCAGTCTTTGTTCTACGAAGACGTACTACCGGCTTT from Parabacteroides merdae ATCC 43184 includes the following:
- a CDS encoding phenylacetate--CoA ligase family protein encodes the protein MEYWQKDIETMNREDLKKLQFERLRKTIEAAGNSPFYSKVFKENGITADSIQSLDDLQKIPFTTKDDLRNNYPYGMAAIPIKDCVRIHSSSGTTGNPTVVLHSAKDLDQWANQVARCMYMVGIRDTDVFQNTSGYGMFTGGLGFQYGAEKLGCLTVPAAAGNTKRQIKFITDFGTTCLHIIPSYATRLAEVMYEMGLDPRRDTKLHTVCIGAEPHSEEQRRRIEQLLGVKAYNCFGMSEMNGPGVAFECTEQNGLHIWEDNVIVEIIDPVTLQPVKEGEVGEMVLTTINREAMPLLRYRTRDLTCVLPGECPCGRTHKRLARFKGRSDDMIILKGVNLFPIQIEKILMQFKELGSNYLITIETVGNNDEMLIEVELSDLFTDDYSVLQRLTKEITRQLKDELLLTPHLKLVAKGSLPVQDGKAVRVKDLRKLC
- a CDS encoding symporter small accessory protein is translated as MFGISDPGIWLAYLLALVCLFYSIWFGITHWNKDDEESTNPQQPEK
- a CDS encoding sodium:solute symporter family protein yields the protein MSTLTLGIVVIIYMFILAWLGYIGYKQTKNASDYLLGGRKVNPVIMALSYGATFISASAIVGFGGVAATFGMGIQWLCLLNMFMGVVIAFIIFGRNTRKLGEKYNARTFPQLLGLHYNSRAIQIFIAAIIFIGMPLYAAVVMKGGAVFIEQMFHIDLHLALLIFTLIVAAYVITGGIKGVLYTDALQAVIMFACMLFLLFWFYRVMDMGFIEANRKLTEIAPLVPERFKEVGHQGWTAMPVTGSPQWYTLVTSLILGVGIGCLAQPQLVVRFMMVESTKQLNRGVLIGCVFLIVTVGAIYHVGALSNLFFLKTEGVVASEAIKDMDKIIPLFIDRAMPEWFSAVFMLCILSASMSTLSAQFHTMGASFGADIFPKLGHRKNANSTMGVRIGVLCSILVSYIICYTLSAGVIARGTALFMGICAATFLPAYFCSLFWKKATKEGALASLWTGALASLFAMLFLHKAEAGAVGLCNMLSGRDVLIDIYPWFAIDPILFALPLSTVAMVLTSLITYKKQEI
- the htpG gene encoding molecular chaperone HtpG — its product is MAKQGNIGVTSENIFPIIKKFLYSDHEIFLRELVSNAVDATQKLKTLASVGEFKGELGDLTVHVSFDSNTIKISDRGIGMTAEEIDKYINQIAFSGAEEFVEKYKNDAAAIIGHFGLGFYSSFMVSKKVEIVTKSYKEGAVPMKWSCDGTPEYTLEETEKEDRGTDIILYIDDENKDFLNKDKINSLLTKYCRYLPVPIAFGKKQEWKDGKYVDTDEDNIINDIQPAWVRKPTDMTDEDYKKFYQDLYPMSDEPLFWIHLNVDYPFHLTGILYFPRIKSNIDLHRNKIQLYCNQVFVTDSVEGIVPEFLTLLHGVLDSPDIPLNVSRSYLQSDQNVKKISNHIMKKVADRLEEMFKNDRPQFEEKWDSLKLFIQYGMLSEEKFYDRAAKFALLKDVDGKYYTFEEYKALTEANQTDKEGNLIYLYTTNANDQYSYIQAAKDKAYSVLIMDGQLDVHAISQMEQKFEKTRFVRVDSDTIDNLIRKDNVNKVTLNEDEKNALQEMFKSQLPKIEKTDFIVTFEALGENSNPVMLTQSEYMRRMREMSAMQPGMSFYGELPDNYNLVLNTDHELVKKILSEEEAACAEKLNPILSDLKGWKARQSDLREAQSKKKEEEITSEEKEDMTNTNKKIDELVEQRNSILSEYAGGNKLVSQLIDLALLANGMLKGEALSQFIKRSVQMIG
- a CDS encoding patatin-like phospholipase family protein is translated as MKKIAVLTALLFAALQIGYAQKVGLVLSGGGAKGAAHIGVIKALEENGIPIDYITGTSAGAIVGSLYAMGYTPEEMVELMLSEEFSYWQTGTVENEYKYYFKRPDPTPEFGHFSIDMTDSLQVKASFLPQSLINPIQMNQAFMALFSQATAKAGWNFDNLFVPFRCVASDIYSKKAIIFKNGDLGDAVRASMTFPFFFQPIWKDSVPIFDGGIYDNFPVGPMKEAFHPDFIFGSTVAGGNNKPSSNPYNQLETMIMQKTEYDVPEDEGMMIKFSFPTVSLLDFQKARDLMNIGYKRTMAMIDSIKARVPRRVELSEVNKRRAAYKQGLPPLIFQNIYVTGVNESQKKYIESQLHRDINHEFSMEEFKRAYFKMLTYSKIKEILPHAVYNRKEKKFDLYLDVKMKEEITVGFGGNVSSYQANQLFLGLGYQYLRRYAADVNANFQVGNSFSGVMLNGRIYLQTRIPTYLNWQGVFSDKKYSESQSLFYEDVLPAFIHQKELYTKVKLGFPFLNRAKAEIGFAYGRLNDYYFQTSNMTFPNATTDHSRYDLFAGSLSIERNSLDYKQYPISGRKQFLVAQYVTGTEKYMPSPITDMGSFDRKVHSWLQMKGEWEQYKTISPYFNLGFMSELVLSSKNLMNNYTASVLQAPAFTPTPHSQIVFNEAFRANQYVAFGLSPILKFSKLLHFRLDMYGFAPLYEIKKEEVWNNNTYTAIPYYGKFLHSFKYMGEAALVLQLPFASISLYANGYSYPAKNFNFGLNIGYLIFNPKMLD